One genomic region from Leifsonia poae encodes:
- the sepH gene encoding septation protein SepH: MQDLKVIGVENGALVAVGDDGERFRIAIDEVLQSKVRQFRQETPTTAAKLSPREVQAHIRSGMSAEDVAAVTGSPIEYILRFEGPIVAEREHIVASALSVPVHTSVETDPLGEGDSFGAVIRERLASLGVTGERWASWKDSEAGWILKLEFTADLIDHDARWGYDVRKHALAPLNSEATTLSQAGELRGALIPRLRAVIPRDSEPDESRFDSGAFTFAEPQSDQIGPDTAPFLESLGYGRTVTSANNSIAVNAIKRADDETPRDLHQTADLLEALRRRRGEREAANYEAGPTDDVAGETAEIPAETPAEAPMRIVEEPFDIFTIPSDGAPAPAPAETASIASSSTSTASQQLSGPSSTGPSSTGSQPRAGKKGRASMPSWDEIVFGARTDDDLA, from the coding sequence ATGCAGGATTTGAAGGTCATCGGGGTCGAGAACGGTGCACTCGTCGCCGTCGGCGACGACGGTGAACGGTTCCGCATCGCCATCGACGAGGTTCTCCAGTCGAAAGTGCGCCAGTTCAGGCAGGAAACGCCGACAACGGCGGCCAAACTCTCGCCGCGGGAGGTGCAGGCGCACATCCGTTCCGGCATGTCCGCCGAAGATGTCGCCGCCGTCACGGGCTCTCCGATCGAGTACATCCTGCGCTTCGAGGGGCCGATCGTCGCCGAACGCGAGCACATCGTGGCGAGCGCGCTGAGCGTTCCGGTGCACACCTCCGTCGAAACCGATCCTCTGGGCGAGGGTGACTCGTTCGGCGCCGTCATCCGGGAACGTCTTGCCTCGCTCGGTGTCACCGGCGAGCGCTGGGCGAGCTGGAAAGACAGCGAGGCCGGCTGGATCCTCAAGCTCGAGTTCACCGCCGACCTCATCGACCACGACGCCCGCTGGGGTTATGACGTCCGCAAGCACGCGCTCGCCCCCCTGAACTCCGAGGCCACGACGCTCTCGCAGGCCGGCGAGCTGCGCGGAGCTCTCATCCCGCGCCTGCGCGCGGTGATCCCCCGCGACAGCGAGCCGGACGAATCCCGGTTCGACAGCGGAGCGTTCACCTTCGCCGAACCGCAGAGCGACCAGATCGGGCCGGACACGGCGCCGTTCCTCGAGTCGCTCGGATACGGTCGCACGGTGACCTCGGCGAACAACTCGATCGCAGTCAACGCCATCAAGCGCGCCGACGACGAGACGCCGCGCGATCTGCATCAGACCGCCGACCTGCTGGAAGCCCTGCGCCGCCGCCGAGGCGAGCGCGAAGCCGCGAACTACGAAGCCGGGCCGACCGACGACGTCGCTGGCGAGACCGCCGAGATTCCCGCCGAGACGCCGGCCGAAGCGCCGATGCGGATCGTCGAGGAACCGTTCGACATCTTCACGATCCCGTCCGACGGGGCACCGGCACCTGCTCCGGCCGAGACGGCATCCATCGCGTCGTCGTCCACCAGCACCGCGTCGCAGCAGCTGTCGGGCCCATCATCGACCGGCCCGTCGTCGACCGGTTCGCAGCCGCGTGCCGGCAAGAAGGGCCGCGCCTCGATGCCGAGCTGGGACGAGATCGTCTTCGGTGCCCGCACAGACGACGATCTGGCCTAG
- a CDS encoding DUF3710 domain-containing protein: MSDSSSTDRQNWEKSAPEDRETDGPLDESEANPVRPYVDLGGVKILPREGLHLRLEVEEETQRVVAVGLDYANSTLQVQPFAAPRSSGLWHEIREQISEQVERQGGRTSERDGVFGPELVAEIPVAAPQGAPGETRVARFVGVDGPRWFLRGVIAGDAAVKPEAAALVEDLFRSIVVVRGDTPMPPRDLIPLRMPAAPSTGPDNYTSL, from the coding sequence GTGAGCGACAGCAGTAGCACCGACCGCCAGAACTGGGAGAAGTCGGCGCCGGAAGACCGTGAGACCGATGGGCCGCTCGACGAGAGCGAAGCGAACCCGGTTCGCCCCTACGTCGACCTCGGCGGGGTGAAGATCCTTCCCCGTGAGGGGCTTCACCTGCGTTTGGAGGTCGAGGAGGAGACCCAGCGGGTCGTCGCCGTCGGTCTCGACTACGCGAACTCGACGCTGCAGGTGCAGCCGTTCGCCGCTCCGCGCTCCAGCGGGCTCTGGCACGAGATCCGCGAACAGATCTCCGAGCAGGTCGAACGTCAGGGTGGTCGCACCTCGGAGCGCGACGGTGTCTTCGGACCGGAACTCGTCGCCGAGATCCCGGTCGCGGCGCCTCAGGGTGCGCCGGGCGAGACCCGTGTCGCCCGTTTCGTCGGGGTCGACGGGCCGCGCTGGTTCCTGCGGGGCGTGATCGCCGGGGATGCCGCTGTGAAGCCGGAAGCCGCGGCTCTCGTCGAAGATCTTTTCCGCAGCATCGTCGTGGTGCGCGGTGACACTCCGATGCCGCCGCGCGACCTCATCCCGCTCCGGATGCCGGCGGCGCCGTCGACGGGCCCCGACAACTACACGTCGCTCTAG
- a CDS encoding DUF3093 domain-containing protein, producing MDLYRERLWAAPWLFISTALVIPASILVFAPISMPVGIVVAIVLYLAIVGMLIASSPTIRVTKSELIAGRAAIPLTMIGQPTAYKDDEASLERGQRLDARAWLLIRGWVKPVVKVPVLDVNDPAPYWVLSTRNPDRLVRVLDEARLAPLP from the coding sequence ATGGACCTGTACCGTGAGCGCCTGTGGGCCGCCCCCTGGCTCTTCATCTCAACCGCCCTCGTCATCCCGGCGAGCATCCTCGTCTTCGCGCCGATCTCGATGCCTGTCGGCATCGTCGTCGCGATCGTGCTCTATCTCGCCATCGTGGGGATGTTGATCGCCTCCTCCCCCACGATCCGCGTGACGAAGAGCGAACTGATCGCCGGCCGCGCCGCCATCCCCCTGACCATGATCGGTCAGCCGACCGCGTACAAGGACGATGAGGCGAGCCTCGAACGCGGGCAGCGGCTCGACGCCCGGGCTTGGCTGCTCATCCGCGGCTGGGTCAAGCCTGTGGTGAAAGTGCCGGTGCTCGATGTGAACGACCCGGCACCGTACTGGGTGCTCTCAACAAGAAACCCGGACCGATTGGTCCGGGTTCTCGATGAGGCTCGCCTCGCGCCGCTGCCGTAG
- a CDS encoding DUF4193 domain-containing protein, producing the protein MATDYDAPRKTEDDSESIEALKERVPDKMSGVVDVEDADNPGGYELPGADLSDLDLDVVVLPPQADEFTCVNCFLVKHRSQIDHETKLGPICVECAA; encoded by the coding sequence ATGGCAACGGATTACGACGCACCGCGGAAGACCGAAGACGACTCCGAGTCGATCGAGGCCCTCAAGGAGCGAGTTCCGGACAAGATGTCAGGGGTTGTCGACGTCGAAGACGCGGACAACCCCGGCGGATACGAGCTCCCTGGTGCCGACCTGTCGGACCTCGATCTCGACGTCGTCGTCTTGCCGCCCCAGGCGGATGAGTTCACGTGCGTGAACTGTTTCCTGGTGAAGCACCGCTCGCAGATCGATCACGAGACAAAGCTCGGACCGATCTGCGTGGAGTGCGCGGCCTGA
- a CDS encoding alkaline phosphatase family protein, protein MLPAAYTTRTSLAAVLPSSLAALGGAQNELGLPGVDRAVVIVVDGLGASALRARAGHARFLAPLLGKTTTIDAGFPTTTAAALASFATGTLPGEHGLVGYRVRDAANDRLVNQLSGWGDRLDPATWQRSRTVFERASAAGIRSWAIGLPKYVDSGFTRAILRGAEYVAARTMADRFEAAERILSAPEPSLTYLYVAELDQIAHAKGWESPDWTAALESLDALVAGFARRLGPRQGVLLTADHGVVDVPETGHILFDTAPELVKGVAQIAGEPRCLQLHLVTPGERAAQELAERWRSVEGDRAWIATRSEAVAAGWFGPSVHPEVLPRIGDVLVAARKRVAYYDSRDLQRTGRNMVGQHGSLTADETRVPLLRFGAF, encoded by the coding sequence ATGCTACCGGCCGCCTACACGACACGGACGAGCCTTGCCGCAGTTCTGCCAAGTTCGCTGGCCGCACTCGGCGGTGCGCAGAACGAACTGGGCCTTCCCGGGGTCGATCGGGCCGTCGTGATCGTCGTGGACGGGCTCGGCGCCAGCGCTCTGCGGGCGCGCGCCGGCCACGCCCGCTTCCTCGCCCCGCTGCTGGGCAAGACGACCACGATCGATGCCGGCTTTCCGACGACGACCGCGGCCGCCCTGGCTTCCTTCGCGACCGGCACTCTGCCGGGCGAGCACGGTCTCGTCGGGTACCGGGTGCGCGATGCGGCGAACGATCGTCTCGTCAACCAGCTGAGCGGCTGGGGCGACCGACTCGACCCCGCCACCTGGCAGCGTTCGCGAACCGTGTTCGAACGCGCGAGCGCAGCGGGAATCCGTAGCTGGGCCATCGGACTGCCCAAATACGTCGATTCCGGGTTCACCAGGGCGATCCTGAGAGGCGCCGAGTACGTCGCGGCGCGCACGATGGCCGACCGGTTCGAGGCCGCCGAGCGCATCCTGTCGGCACCGGAGCCCAGCCTGACCTACCTCTACGTCGCCGAGCTCGATCAGATAGCCCACGCCAAGGGCTGGGAGTCTCCCGACTGGACAGCGGCATTGGAGTCCCTCGATGCGCTCGTCGCCGGGTTCGCCCGGCGGCTCGGCCCGCGGCAGGGCGTGCTGCTCACCGCCGACCACGGGGTGGTCGATGTTCCGGAGACGGGGCACATCCTGTTCGACACGGCGCCCGAGCTCGTGAAAGGTGTCGCACAGATCGCCGGAGAGCCCCGGTGCCTGCAGCTTCATCTCGTGACGCCGGGCGAGCGCGCCGCACAGGAGCTCGCCGAACGCTGGCGTTCCGTGGAAGGGGATCGGGCGTGGATCGCGACCCGGTCAGAGGCTGTGGCGGCCGGCTGGTTCGGTCCTTCGGTGCATCCCGAGGTGCTGCCGCGCATCGGGGATGTGCTGGTCGCGGCACGCAAACGTGTCGCTTACTACGACTCCCGCGACCTGCAGCGCACCGGCCGGAACATGGTCGGACAGCACGGTTCGCTCACCGCCGACGAGACTCGCGTGCCCCTTCTGCGATTCGGCGCGTTCTAG
- a CDS encoding DUF3159 domain-containing protein codes for MTDRAPQDPQRDPDDQAEKTDAVPSAIGESLARAAQKSGLGQLADGETPTGAALLGALGGVRGLAETILPGLVFLVLYTFTQNVPLSIGCSVLVAVVFTIVRIVGKTPVTQAIAGLLGVGISAILALITGRGEDNFILGIWTNAAYGAAILISMLVRWPLIGLAAGYLMGDGLAWRRVRSTFRVMQALTFFWFLLFAARLIVQVPLYLAHTDQATIALGITKLLMGVPLYAPLLLITWFVVRGQFDTDKKPARG; via the coding sequence ATGACCGACCGCGCACCACAGGACCCTCAACGAGACCCGGACGACCAGGCGGAGAAGACCGATGCGGTTCCTTCGGCCATCGGCGAGTCCCTCGCCCGGGCGGCGCAGAAATCCGGGCTCGGGCAGCTCGCCGACGGCGAGACGCCGACCGGAGCCGCTCTGCTGGGGGCGCTCGGCGGCGTGCGCGGCCTGGCCGAGACGATCCTCCCCGGTCTCGTCTTCCTGGTGCTGTACACCTTCACCCAGAACGTCCCCCTGTCGATCGGCTGCTCCGTTCTCGTGGCCGTGGTATTCACGATCGTCCGCATCGTCGGCAAGACACCGGTCACCCAGGCGATCGCCGGTCTCCTCGGGGTCGGGATCTCGGCCATCCTCGCCCTGATCACCGGGCGAGGCGAAGACAATTTCATTCTCGGCATCTGGACGAACGCGGCCTACGGCGCCGCCATCCTGATCTCCATGCTGGTGCGCTGGCCGCTCATCGGCCTCGCGGCCGGGTATCTCATGGGCGACGGCCTCGCCTGGCGTCGCGTGCGCAGCACGTTCCGTGTGATGCAGGCGCTCACGTTCTTCTGGTTCCTGCTGTTCGCGGCGCGTCTCATCGTTCAGGTTCCGCTGTATCTTGCGCACACCGACCAGGCGACGATCGCGCTCGGCATCACCAAGCTGCTGATGGGCGTTCCGCTCTACGCGCCGTTGCTGCTCATCACCTGGTTCGTCGTGCGGGGGCAGTTCGACACCGACAAGAAGCCGGCTCGGGGGTAG
- the dut gene encoding dUTP diphosphatase translates to MTDPVDVPIIADLIPAYAHPGDAGADLCATEAVTLDPGQRRTVGTGVSIALPDGYAAFVVPRSGLAARHGITIVNSPGTVDAGYRGEIRVTVLNTDTSMPYDIAVGDRIAQVIVMPVTRARFVPVDHLPESHRGSAGFGSTGYSAESAGSAQVGEHA, encoded by the coding sequence GTGACCGATCCTGTTGACGTTCCGATCATCGCCGACCTCATCCCCGCGTACGCGCATCCGGGTGATGCCGGCGCCGATCTGTGTGCCACTGAAGCCGTGACTCTCGACCCCGGACAGCGCCGCACCGTGGGCACGGGCGTGTCGATCGCCTTGCCGGACGGCTACGCCGCGTTCGTCGTTCCGCGCAGCGGATTGGCGGCCCGTCACGGCATCACCATCGTGAACTCGCCGGGGACGGTCGATGCCGGCTACCGCGGGGAGATCCGCGTGACGGTTCTGAACACCGACACGTCGATGCCGTACGATATCGCCGTCGGCGACCGGATCGCGCAAGTGATCGTCATGCCGGTGACCCGGGCGCGGTTCGTGCCCGTCGACCATTTGCCGGAGAGCCACCGCGGGTCGGCCGGATTCGGCTCCACCGGATACAGCGCGGAATCAGCAGGTAGTGCCCAGGTAGGAGAACACGCGTGA
- the acnA gene encoding aconitate hydratase AcnA, with protein sequence MSAVDSFGAKDTLKVGSTEYEVFRIDRVEGYEKLPFSLKVLLENLLRTEDGANITADHITALGGWDPAADPDTEIQFTPARVIMQDFTGVPCIVDLATMREAVSALGGDPKKINPLAPAEMVIDHSVIADLFGTENALERNTDIEYERNGERYQFLRWGQTAFDDFKVVPPGTGIVHQVNIEYLARVTMTREVGGALQAYPDTCVGTDSHTTMVNGLGVLGWGVGGIEAEAAMLGQPVSMLIPKVVGFKLTGAIPTGVTATDVVLTITQMLRKHGVVGKFVEFYGAGVAEVPLANRATIGNMSPEFGSTAAMFPIDDVTLDYLRLTGRSEEQIKLVEEYSKLQTLWHDASKEPAFSEYLELDLGTVVPSIAGPKRPQDRIILAEAKGQFEKDLGDYAEIDHDLVDLTISESFPASDPGELSPEDSNSHHLHHHHSHAPKTASSPTPVTIAETGDSFTLDHGAVAIAAITSCTNTSNPSVMLAAGLLARNAAKKGLTSKPWVKTTLAPGSKVVTDYYEKAGLTGYLEDLGFYTVGYGCTTCIGNSGPLIDEISQAVNQNDLAVTAVLSGNRNFEGRINPDVKMNYLASPPLVIAYALAGSMNFDFEVDALGQDQDGNDVFLKDIWPDAGEVQDTIDSSINEGMFTHEYASVFEGDERWKSLPTPTGSVFEWDEKSTYVRKPPYFEGMTLETTPVADIQGARVLAKLGDSVTTDHISPAGNIKADSPAGRYLDEHGIDRKDYNSYGSRRGNHEVMIRGTFANIRLKNQLLDGVEGGYTRDFTQEGGPQSFIYDASQNYQAQGTPLVIFGGKEYGSGSSRDWAAKGTSLLGVRAVITESFERIHRSNLIGMGVVPLQFPAGESWASLGLDGTEEVSISGLEELNEGTTPKTVHVVAAPTVDSPAGKQTIEFDAVVRIDTPGEADYYRNGGILQYVLRSLV encoded by the coding sequence GTGTCTGCTGTAGACAGCTTCGGAGCGAAAGACACTCTGAAAGTCGGGTCGACCGAGTACGAGGTATTCCGGATCGACAGAGTCGAGGGCTACGAGAAGCTCCCGTTCAGCCTCAAGGTTCTCCTGGAGAACCTGCTTCGCACCGAAGACGGCGCGAACATCACAGCCGACCACATCACGGCACTTGGTGGCTGGGATCCGGCGGCCGACCCCGACACCGAGATCCAGTTCACCCCCGCCCGCGTGATCATGCAGGACTTCACCGGCGTCCCCTGCATCGTCGACCTCGCGACCATGCGCGAGGCCGTCTCGGCGCTCGGCGGCGACCCGAAGAAGATCAACCCGCTCGCCCCCGCCGAAATGGTCATCGACCACTCCGTCATCGCTGACCTCTTCGGCACGGAGAACGCGCTGGAGCGCAACACCGACATCGAGTACGAGCGCAACGGCGAGCGCTACCAGTTCCTCCGCTGGGGCCAGACCGCGTTCGACGACTTCAAGGTCGTCCCGCCGGGAACCGGCATCGTGCACCAGGTCAACATCGAGTACCTGGCGCGCGTGACCATGACCCGTGAGGTCGGTGGTGCGCTGCAGGCGTACCCCGACACCTGCGTCGGCACCGACTCGCACACCACCATGGTCAACGGTCTCGGCGTGCTCGGCTGGGGCGTCGGTGGCATCGAGGCCGAGGCGGCCATGCTCGGCCAGCCCGTCTCCATGCTCATCCCGAAGGTGGTCGGCTTCAAGCTCACCGGTGCCATCCCGACCGGCGTCACGGCGACGGACGTGGTGCTCACCATCACCCAGATGCTGCGCAAGCACGGCGTGGTCGGCAAGTTCGTGGAGTTCTACGGCGCCGGTGTCGCGGAGGTCCCGCTGGCCAACCGCGCCACCATCGGCAACATGAGCCCGGAGTTCGGCTCGACCGCCGCCATGTTCCCGATCGACGATGTGACCCTCGACTACCTGCGGCTCACCGGCCGCAGCGAGGAGCAGATCAAGCTCGTCGAGGAGTACTCCAAGCTGCAGACGCTGTGGCACGACGCCAGCAAGGAGCCCGCGTTCAGCGAGTACCTCGAGCTCGACCTCGGCACGGTCGTGCCGTCGATCGCCGGCCCGAAACGCCCGCAGGACCGCATCATCCTCGCCGAGGCCAAGGGCCAGTTCGAGAAAGATCTCGGCGACTACGCCGAGATCGACCACGACCTCGTCGACCTCACCATCTCGGAGTCGTTCCCGGCGTCCGACCCGGGTGAGCTGAGCCCGGAGGACTCGAACAGCCACCACCTCCACCACCACCACAGCCACGCGCCCAAGACCGCGTCGAGCCCGACCCCGGTGACGATCGCCGAGACCGGCGACTCGTTCACGCTCGATCACGGTGCGGTCGCCATTGCGGCGATCACCTCGTGCACGAACACGTCGAACCCGTCGGTGATGCTCGCGGCCGGTCTGCTGGCCCGCAATGCGGCCAAGAAGGGCCTCACGTCCAAGCCCTGGGTCAAGACGACCCTCGCCCCCGGATCGAAGGTCGTCACCGACTACTACGAGAAGGCCGGACTCACCGGCTACCTCGAAGACCTCGGCTTCTACACGGTGGGTTACGGCTGCACCACCTGCATCGGCAACTCCGGGCCGCTGATCGACGAGATCTCGCAGGCCGTGAACCAGAACGACCTCGCGGTGACCGCGGTGCTCTCGGGCAACCGCAACTTCGAGGGTCGCATCAACCCCGATGTGAAGATGAACTACCTCGCGAGCCCGCCGCTCGTCATCGCGTACGCCCTCGCCGGGTCGATGAACTTCGACTTCGAAGTCGACGCGCTCGGCCAGGACCAGGATGGCAACGATGTGTTCCTGAAAGACATCTGGCCCGACGCCGGCGAAGTGCAGGACACGATCGACTCCTCCATCAACGAGGGCATGTTCACGCACGAGTACGCGAGCGTGTTCGAGGGCGACGAGCGCTGGAAGTCGCTGCCGACCCCGACCGGATCGGTCTTCGAATGGGATGAGAAGTCGACCTATGTGCGGAAGCCCCCGTACTTCGAGGGCATGACCCTCGAGACCACCCCGGTCGCCGATATCCAGGGCGCCCGCGTCCTGGCCAAGCTCGGCGACTCGGTCACCACCGACCACATCAGCCCGGCCGGAAACATCAAGGCCGACAGCCCCGCCGGACGCTACCTCGACGAGCACGGAATCGACCGTAAGGACTACAACTCCTACGGCTCCCGCCGCGGCAACCACGAGGTCATGATCCGCGGAACGTTCGCGAACATCCGGCTGAAGAACCAGCTGCTCGACGGCGTCGAGGGCGGGTACACCCGCGACTTCACCCAGGAGGGCGGCCCGCAGTCGTTCATCTACGACGCGTCGCAGAACTACCAGGCGCAGGGCACACCGCTGGTCATCTTCGGAGGCAAGGAGTATGGCTCCGGGTCGTCGCGGGACTGGGCGGCGAAGGGCACGAGCCTCCTCGGCGTCCGCGCGGTCATCACGGAGAGCTTCGAGCGCATCCACCGCTCCAACCTGATCGGGATGGGCGTCGTTCCGCTGCAGTTCCCCGCCGGCGAGAGCTGGGCGTCGCTCGGCCTCGACGGCACCGAAGAAGTGTCGATCTCGGGTCTCGAAGAGCTCAACGAGGGCACCACACCCAAGACGGTGCACGTCGTCGCCGCTCCGACCGTCGACTCGCCCGCGGGCAAGCAGACGATCGAGTTCGATGCCGTGGTGCGCATCGACACACCGGGTGAAGCGGACTACTACCGCAACGGCGGCATCCTGCAGTACGTGCTGCGGAGTCTCGTCTAG
- a CDS encoding HAD-IC family P-type ATPase, with protein sequence MLDARTREGLTRAEVAQRHASGRGNTQQQSSSRSIGDILRENILTLFNGILTVCFVAVIVLGDLRDGFFYGVVIVNALIGIVQEVRAKLVLDRAALLAAPESRVRRDGEVATIPLEGVVLDDLLVLRPGDQIPADARVAESTGLSLDESMLTGEADPVFKDEGAALLSGSHVVSGTGYAIVTAVGADSYASKLTSEIRKHSLVHSELRDATNRILVYLSWILGPVILITLVGRVLAYGGWNELFVDTRWRRALLDAVAAVVGMIPEGLVLLTSLAFGVAAIQLAGRKVLVQELAAVEVLARVDVLCLDKTGTLTSGELAFDRAEPIGGAVSVADADIALAAFGADDTGNATSGILSSRFRSDRYRVVRRVPFSSATKYSGVVLTVDGVESSWVLGAPERVLTDHPVELDRANIIAATGQRTLALVRTLEPLPPGSHVPLSGLAVEPASLIVLSESIRPEAAATLGYFAEQSVRVVVMSGDNPITVAAIARSLDLGGDAVDASTLGDDEALATALATSDIFGRVSPEQKRTAIRLLRAEGHTVAMTGDGVNDAMAIKDANLGIAMGSATAATKAVSRLVLLDNRFDRLPDVLAFGRRVIANVERVSNIFLAKTVYGILLALVSAALLWPFPFLPRQLTLVSTLAIGIPSFFLALAPNRRIYTPGVLKRIIRYSVPTGIIAGLTCIVAYLPLYRSIPLREARSVTTIALFCVSLWILCVLTRPLSGPRWGLLGGVSAAMVLVCVLPSTRAFFEMHVSFSPELLWGIAVGAVGAAGIELFYRLARRRGLVFDRE encoded by the coding sequence ATGCTCGACGCGCGCACCAGGGAGGGGCTGACCCGCGCGGAGGTTGCGCAGCGGCACGCGAGCGGCCGGGGGAACACGCAGCAGCAGTCGAGTTCGCGCTCGATCGGCGACATCCTGCGTGAGAACATCCTCACGCTGTTCAACGGCATCCTCACCGTCTGTTTCGTCGCGGTGATCGTGCTGGGCGATCTGCGCGACGGGTTCTTCTACGGTGTCGTGATCGTGAATGCGCTGATCGGGATCGTTCAGGAGGTGCGCGCGAAACTGGTACTGGACCGGGCAGCCCTGCTCGCCGCTCCCGAGAGCCGGGTGCGGCGCGACGGAGAAGTGGCGACCATCCCGCTGGAGGGAGTCGTGCTCGACGATCTGCTCGTCCTGCGCCCAGGCGACCAGATTCCGGCGGATGCGCGTGTCGCCGAGAGCACCGGCCTCTCGCTCGACGAGTCGATGCTGACCGGCGAGGCCGACCCGGTGTTCAAAGACGAGGGCGCCGCGCTGCTCTCCGGCTCGCATGTGGTGAGCGGCACAGGATATGCGATCGTCACGGCGGTCGGAGCGGACTCGTACGCGAGCAAGCTCACGAGCGAGATCCGCAAGCATTCGCTCGTGCATTCGGAGCTGCGGGATGCGACCAACCGCATCCTCGTCTATCTCTCCTGGATTCTCGGCCCGGTCATCCTGATCACCCTCGTCGGCCGGGTGCTCGCCTACGGCGGCTGGAACGAGCTGTTCGTCGACACCCGCTGGCGGCGTGCGCTGCTGGACGCGGTGGCGGCAGTGGTTGGCATGATCCCGGAAGGTCTCGTGCTGCTGACGAGTCTCGCGTTCGGGGTGGCCGCGATCCAGCTCGCGGGGCGCAAGGTGCTCGTGCAGGAGCTCGCCGCGGTGGAGGTCCTGGCGCGGGTCGACGTACTCTGCCTCGACAAGACGGGAACGCTCACCAGCGGGGAGCTCGCCTTCGACCGCGCCGAGCCGATCGGTGGGGCGGTGTCCGTCGCCGACGCCGACATCGCATTGGCTGCGTTCGGGGCCGACGATACGGGGAACGCGACCTCCGGCATCCTCTCGAGCCGGTTCCGGTCCGACCGCTACCGGGTGGTGCGGCGGGTGCCGTTCAGCTCGGCGACCAAATACAGCGGGGTCGTGCTGACCGTCGACGGCGTCGAATCGTCGTGGGTGCTCGGCGCTCCCGAGCGGGTGCTCACCGACCACCCGGTCGAGCTCGACAGGGCGAACATCATCGCCGCAACCGGGCAGCGCACCCTCGCTCTCGTCCGCACGCTCGAACCGCTCCCGCCCGGCTCGCATGTTCCGCTGTCCGGGCTGGCCGTCGAGCCGGCGAGCCTGATCGTGCTCAGTGAGTCGATACGACCCGAGGCGGCCGCCACGCTCGGCTACTTCGCCGAACAGTCGGTGCGGGTCGTCGTGATGTCGGGCGACAACCCCATCACCGTCGCGGCCATCGCGCGGAGCCTCGATCTGGGCGGCGACGCCGTCGACGCCTCCACCCTCGGTGACGACGAGGCGCTCGCCACCGCGCTCGCGACCTCCGACATCTTCGGAAGAGTGAGTCCCGAACAGAAGCGCACGGCCATCCGGCTCCTCCGCGCCGAGGGGCACACGGTCGCGATGACCGGTGACGGGGTGAACGACGCGATGGCCATCAAGGATGCGAATCTCGGCATCGCCATGGGATCGGCCACCGCGGCTACGAAGGCCGTCTCGCGCCTGGTGCTGCTCGATAACCGGTTCGACAGGTTGCCCGATGTGCTGGCCTTCGGACGGCGCGTGATCGCGAACGTGGAACGGGTGTCGAACATCTTCCTGGCGAAGACGGTCTACGGCATCCTGCTGGCGCTGGTGAGCGCCGCGCTGCTCTGGCCGTTCCCGTTCCTGCCGCGTCAGCTGACGCTCGTGTCGACGCTGGCCATCGGCATCCCGTCGTTCTTCCTGGCGTTGGCGCCGAACCGACGGATCTACACGCCGGGTGTGCTGAAGCGGATCATCCGGTATTCGGTGCCGACCGGGATCATCGCCGGACTCACCTGCATCGTGGCCTATCTGCCGTTGTATCGCTCGATCCCGCTGCGTGAGGCACGCAGCGTGACGACCATCGCGCTGTTCTGCGTGTCGTTGTGGATCCTCTGCGTGCTCACACGGCCCCTCAGCGGCCCACGGTGGGGCCTGCTCGGCGGGGTGAGTGCGGCGATGGTGCTTGTGTGCGTGCTGCCCTCCACTCGCGCCTTCTTCGAGATGCACGTGTCGTTCTCGCCGGAGTTGTTGTGGGGCATCGCGGTCGGCGCAGTGGGAGCGGCCGGCATCGAACTGTTCTACCGTCTCGCCCGTCGGCGGGGTCTCGTTTTCGATCGCGAGTGA